Proteins co-encoded in one Alcanivorax sp. genomic window:
- the coaE gene encoding dephospho-CoA kinase (Dephospho-CoA kinase (CoaE) performs the final step in coenzyme A biosynthesis.), with product MFVIGLTGGIGSGKTAATDYLTTLGVTIVDADLASRVVVEPGKPALKAIAERFGDHVIAEDGSLDRRALREIVFADPDALKALEGITHPAIGQELRNQIAGSKSPYTVLVSPLLFETSQKDLVHRTLVIDAPAELQVKRTMARDHVPEEQVAAIMKAQLERTKRLDQADDVVENHGSLEKLHDELDALHKRYLELASNHS from the coding sequence GTGTTCGTAATCGGACTTACCGGTGGTATTGGTAGCGGCAAGACCGCTGCTACGGATTACCTGACAACGCTGGGTGTCACTATCGTTGATGCGGATTTGGCATCGCGGGTGGTGGTGGAGCCGGGCAAACCGGCGCTCAAGGCGATTGCCGAACGTTTCGGGGATCATGTGATTGCCGAGGATGGCTCTCTGGATCGCCGAGCCCTGCGTGAGATCGTGTTTGCTGATCCCGATGCTCTCAAGGCGTTGGAAGGCATTACCCACCCGGCCATCGGTCAGGAGCTGCGCAACCAGATTGCCGGCAGTAAATCCCCCTATACCGTTCTCGTTTCCCCCTTGCTGTTCGAGACCAGCCAGAAAGATCTGGTCCACCGCACTTTGGTGATTGATGCCCCTGCCGAGCTGCAGGTAAAGCGCACCATGGCCCGGGATCATGTGCCCGAGGAGCAGGTCGCCGCCATCATGAAAGCACAGCTGGAACGCACCAAGCGATTGGACCAGGCGGATGATGTGGTGGAGAACCATGGTTCGCTGGAAAAGCTGCATGACGAGTTGGATGCGCTGCACAAGCGCTATTTGGAGCTAGCCAGCAATCATTCTTAG
- the yacG gene encoding DNA gyrase inhibitor YacG, whose protein sequence is MTDKKTTQTYPCPQCKTLTRWDNNPWRPFCCERCKLIDLGDWAAERHAIPGDPEMPGADFED, encoded by the coding sequence ATGACCGACAAGAAGACCACGCAGACCTACCCCTGTCCTCAATGCAAGACACTCACTCGCTGGGATAACAATCCCTGGCGGCCATTTTGTTGTGAGCGTTGCAAACTGATTGATCTGGGAGACTGGGCGGCGGAGCGCCATGCGATTCCGGGGGACCCGGAAATGCCTGGGGCAGATTTTGAGGACTAG
- a CDS encoding Nudix family hydrolase produces MTTEPTPAITVVAAIIRGEDGRICLSKRPDNKHQGGRWEFPGGKVEGGEPLSDALARELHEELGMEDSHSSPFMTIAHQYPDLHVTLHFRDVTAWQGSPVGREGQQVDWFTLEQLPGLTFPAANQPVVTAITLPPLLAIAPDSFSLEQLLAGIKQLDPVRTGLYLRNWTHHPARDTVLGACADQGLKVWLRADSPKGLAGGIPEGVFGLHLPGQVLVDCDRRPDFGGVVSAACHHQQALDKAVSLGLDSALVSPVNPTATHPDQPALGWEKAGQWATGQPLACYMLGGVGPEDISRAREHGAMGVAGIRAFWPRLSP; encoded by the coding sequence ATGACTACCGAACCGACCCCCGCCATCACCGTTGTCGCCGCCATCATTCGTGGTGAAGATGGGCGCATCTGCTTGAGCAAGCGCCCGGACAACAAGCATCAGGGCGGACGTTGGGAGTTTCCCGGAGGGAAGGTGGAAGGGGGGGAGCCGTTGTCAGATGCCTTGGCCCGTGAGCTCCATGAGGAGCTGGGAATGGAGGATTCCCATTCCTCCCCGTTCATGACGATAGCCCATCAGTATCCCGACCTGCATGTGACGCTGCACTTTCGTGATGTGACTGCCTGGCAGGGCAGCCCCGTGGGACGGGAAGGGCAGCAGGTGGACTGGTTTACTCTTGAGCAGCTACCCGGCCTGACGTTTCCGGCGGCCAATCAGCCGGTGGTCACGGCCATTACCTTGCCTCCTCTGCTGGCCATTGCACCTGATAGCTTTTCGCTGGAACAACTGCTGGCCGGTATCAAGCAGCTAGACCCGGTCCGCACGGGCCTCTACCTGCGCAACTGGACCCACCACCCTGCCAGAGACACGGTGCTTGGGGCCTGTGCCGACCAAGGGCTGAAAGTCTGGCTGCGGGCGGACTCGCCGAAAGGCTTGGCAGGCGGTATTCCAGAAGGCGTGTTTGGATTGCATCTGCCCGGACAGGTGCTGGTTGACTGTGATCGCCGCCCGGATTTCGGTGGTGTGGTGAGTGCGGCCTGCCATCATCAACAGGCGCTGGACAAGGCGGTATCGCTGGGCCTGGATAGCGCCCTGGTGTCCCCGGTCAATCCCACCGCCACCCACCCTGACCAGCCTGCACTGGGCTGGGAGAAGGCAGGGCAATGGGCCACGGGCCAGCCGTTGGCCTGTTACATGCTGGGCGGGGTCGGGCCGGAGGACATCAGTCGTGCCCGGGAGCATGGGGCGATGGGGGTGGCAGGGATTCGTGCCTTCTGGCCACGTCTTTCTCCGTAG
- the argJ gene encoding bifunctional glutamate N-acetyltransferase/amino-acid acetyltransferase ArgJ: MTQTEWLPVPGIRLAAVEAGIKKANRKDLVILELADEARVSGVFTLNRFCAAPVQVAKARLAQTTPKYLMINTGYANAGTGKKGMENCLASCKLLAEETGCREEEILPYSTGVIGEQFPLEAFAKGIPAALGELDEHHWGRASEGIMTTDTYPKVASRRVEIDGVPVTITGMSKGSGMIKPNMATMLGYIATDAPIAKPLLDQWVKALADKSFNRVTVDGDTSTNDACMLISTAQAKMDEITALDDRSQVLFDALESVFVELAQALVRDGEGATKFVEITITGAASDNDARVVAETIAHSPLVKTALFASDPNWGRILGAIGRAPIAELDVDKVNVWLGDVLLVEQGGVAESYQEADGAAVMEKPEIVIRADLSAGTGECTVWTCDFSYDYVKINAEYRT, from the coding sequence ATGACACAAACAGAGTGGTTGCCGGTTCCCGGTATTCGGCTTGCCGCTGTAGAAGCGGGTATCAAGAAAGCCAATCGCAAGGATCTGGTGATTCTGGAATTGGCGGATGAGGCCCGTGTCAGCGGCGTGTTTACGTTGAACCGTTTTTGTGCCGCGCCGGTACAAGTGGCAAAGGCGCGTCTGGCACAAACCACCCCCAAGTACCTGATGATCAATACCGGATATGCCAATGCGGGTACCGGCAAGAAGGGCATGGAAAACTGCCTGGCCAGCTGCAAGCTGCTGGCCGAGGAGACGGGCTGCCGGGAAGAGGAAATCCTGCCGTATTCCACCGGGGTGATTGGTGAGCAGTTCCCTCTGGAGGCTTTCGCGAAAGGGATTCCCGCAGCACTTGGCGAACTGGATGAGCATCATTGGGGCAGGGCATCGGAAGGCATTATGACTACCGATACCTACCCGAAGGTGGCCAGCCGCCGGGTGGAAATTGACGGTGTGCCGGTGACGATTACGGGTATGTCCAAAGGCTCCGGCATGATCAAGCCGAACATGGCCACCATGCTGGGTTATATCGCCACTGACGCGCCGATTGCCAAGCCGCTGCTGGATCAGTGGGTAAAAGCACTGGCGGACAAGTCCTTCAATCGAGTGACGGTGGATGGCGATACCTCCACCAATGACGCCTGCATGCTGATCAGCACCGCACAGGCGAAAATGGACGAGATAACCGCACTGGATGATCGCAGCCAGGTGTTGTTCGATGCGCTGGAATCCGTGTTTGTGGAGCTGGCTCAGGCACTGGTGCGTGACGGTGAAGGTGCCACCAAGTTTGTGGAAATCACAATCACAGGTGCCGCCTCTGATAATGACGCCCGCGTGGTGGCAGAAACCATTGCCCATTCCCCTCTGGTAAAAACGGCCCTGTTTGCGTCAGATCCCAACTGGGGCCGTATTCTGGGAGCCATTGGCCGGGCTCCCATTGCTGAACTGGATGTGGACAAGGTGAATGTCTGGCTGGGCGATGTGCTCTTGGTGGAGCAGGGCGGCGTAGCCGAGAGCTACCAGGAAGCGGATGGCGCGGCCGTCATGGAAAAGCCGGAAATCGTGATCCGTGCGGACCTTTCCGCGGGCACCGGTGAATGCACCGTCTGGACCTGCGACTTCAGCTACGACTACGTGAAAATCAACGCGGAATACAGGACGTAA
- the secA gene encoding preprotein translocase subunit SecA: MLGTIVKKIIGTKNDRELKRMGKLVEAINAHGETLAQLTDSDLQFKTREFREAFQQGKTLDELLPEAFAVVREASTRVMGMRHFDVQMMGGIALHEGRISEMRTGEGKTLTATLPVYLNALSGEGVHVVTVNDYLAERDANWMRPLYEFLGLSVGVILSQQPAEQKRDAYACDITYGTNNEYGFDYLRDNMAFRLEDRVQRGLNYAVVDEVDSILIDEARTPLIISGPAADSSELYMAINKLMPNLAKQQEEGDEGGDFYVDEKQRQVELTEDGHQKIEALLVSNGLLEQGESLYAAHNLNLLHHVHAALKAHALFHVDRDYIVQGGQIVIVDEHTGRTMPGRRWSEGIHQAIEAKEGVNIQQENQTLASTTFQNYFRLYNKLSGMTGTADTEAVEFRQIYGMDVVVIPTNKPMVREDANDLVYLSLQEKFEAIVEEIKAAVEKGAPVLVGTATIEASEYLHKRLKQDKIHHEVLNAKFHQREAQIIAQAGRPGAVTIATNMAGRGTDIMLGGNPEEQIKHMDEPSEAQAEKIRAEWQANHDKVMEAGGLHIIGTERHESRRIDNQLRGRAGRQGDPGYTRFFLSMEDDLMRIFASDRIRGMMRSLGLENGEAIEHRWVTRAIENAQRKVEGRNFDIRKNLLEYDDVANDQRQVVYSQRDQILETDDLTTSVKGIRYDVILEVVHSYMPPGSVEDQWDVPGLEKALEAEFQCNAAVGQWLNEDNQLHIDGVVEKLVEHMEADYLRKEAEIGVEDMRRIEKHLMLQILDRHWKEHLASMDHLRQGIHLRGYAQKNPKQEYKKEAFELFQNLLNQIQHELIRVLHSFQVRRDDELERMEQQRQEEARRQAEKMKMQAAAEPGTESAAGGGEGGAQQAGGTVVREGRKVGRNEPCPCGSGKKYKQCHGKIE; this comes from the coding sequence ATGCTGGGTACCATCGTAAAAAAAATTATCGGCACCAAAAATGATCGCGAGCTCAAGCGTATGGGCAAGCTGGTGGAGGCGATCAATGCTCATGGGGAAACGCTGGCGCAACTGACGGATTCAGACCTGCAGTTCAAGACCCGGGAATTCCGGGAGGCCTTCCAGCAGGGGAAGACGCTGGACGAACTGCTCCCGGAGGCCTTTGCGGTGGTGCGCGAAGCATCCACCCGTGTCATGGGCATGCGCCACTTCGATGTCCAGATGATGGGCGGGATCGCCCTTCACGAAGGGCGCATTTCCGAGATGCGAACCGGTGAGGGCAAGACTCTGACCGCCACCCTGCCGGTGTACCTCAATGCGCTGTCGGGTGAAGGCGTGCATGTGGTGACAGTGAACGATTACCTGGCTGAGCGTGATGCCAACTGGATGCGTCCGCTGTATGAATTTCTGGGCCTGAGTGTTGGCGTCATCCTGTCCCAGCAGCCCGCGGAGCAGAAGCGCGATGCCTATGCCTGCGACATTACCTATGGCACCAATAACGAATACGGTTTCGACTATCTGCGCGACAACATGGCCTTCCGGCTGGAAGACCGGGTGCAGCGTGGCCTCAACTACGCGGTGGTGGATGAGGTGGATTCCATCCTCATTGATGAGGCGCGCACCCCGCTGATCATTTCCGGTCCGGCTGCGGATTCCTCTGAGCTTTACATGGCCATCAACAAATTGATGCCCAACCTGGCGAAACAGCAAGAGGAAGGAGATGAAGGCGGTGATTTCTATGTGGATGAGAAACAACGCCAGGTCGAGCTCACTGAAGATGGACATCAGAAGATCGAAGCGTTGCTGGTCAGCAACGGCCTGCTTGAGCAGGGCGAAAGTCTTTACGCTGCCCACAACCTGAACCTGCTGCATCATGTGCATGCGGCACTCAAGGCCCACGCCCTGTTCCATGTGGACCGGGATTATATTGTCCAGGGTGGCCAGATCGTCATTGTGGACGAGCACACCGGCCGTACCATGCCCGGGCGGCGCTGGTCAGAAGGCATTCACCAGGCCATCGAAGCGAAGGAAGGGGTCAATATCCAGCAGGAAAACCAGACGCTGGCGTCCACCACCTTCCAGAACTATTTCCGCCTCTATAACAAGTTGTCCGGCATGACCGGTACCGCGGATACCGAGGCGGTGGAATTCCGCCAGATCTATGGCATGGACGTGGTGGTGATTCCCACCAACAAGCCCATGGTGCGTGAGGATGCCAATGACCTGGTGTACCTGAGCCTGCAGGAAAAGTTCGAAGCCATTGTTGAAGAGATCAAGGCCGCGGTGGAAAAGGGTGCGCCGGTGCTGGTGGGTACCGCGACCATTGAAGCGTCAGAGTATCTGCACAAGCGCCTCAAGCAGGACAAGATCCATCACGAAGTGCTGAATGCCAAATTCCACCAGCGTGAGGCACAGATCATTGCCCAGGCCGGTCGTCCCGGTGCAGTCACCATCGCCACCAATATGGCAGGCCGGGGTACCGATATCATGCTCGGTGGTAACCCGGAAGAGCAGATCAAGCACATGGATGAGCCCTCAGAGGCGCAAGCGGAGAAGATCCGCGCCGAGTGGCAGGCCAATCATGACAAGGTCATGGAAGCCGGAGGCCTGCACATCATCGGTACCGAGCGTCACGAATCCCGCCGCATTGATAACCAGCTGCGTGGTCGTGCGGGCCGTCAGGGGGATCCGGGTTACACCCGTTTCTTCCTGTCCATGGAAGATGATCTGATGCGTATCTTCGCCTCTGATCGTATCCGCGGCATGATGCGTTCGCTGGGTCTGGAAAACGGCGAGGCCATCGAGCATCGCTGGGTGACCCGCGCCATCGAGAATGCCCAGCGCAAGGTAGAAGGGCGTAACTTCGATATCCGCAAGAATCTGCTGGAATACGATGACGTGGCCAACGATCAGCGGCAGGTGGTTTACAGCCAGCGTGACCAGATACTGGAAACCGATGATCTCACCACCTCGGTGAAGGGCATCCGCTACGATGTGATTCTGGAGGTGGTACATAGCTACATGCCCCCGGGCTCAGTGGAAGACCAGTGGGATGTCCCCGGTCTGGAAAAAGCCCTGGAAGCCGAATTCCAGTGCAACGCGGCGGTGGGCCAGTGGCTCAATGAAGATAACCAGCTGCACATTGATGGCGTCGTGGAAAAGCTGGTCGAGCACATGGAAGCCGATTACCTGCGCAAGGAAGCAGAGATCGGTGTGGAAGACATGCGCCGTATTGAGAAGCATCTCATGCTGCAGATTCTCGACAGACACTGGAAAGAGCATCTGGCCAGCATGGATCACTTGCGTCAGGGCATTCATCTGCGTGGCTATGCCCAGAAGAACCCCAAGCAGGAATACAAGAAGGAAGCGTTTGAGCTGTTCCAGAATTTGCTTAACCAGATTCAGCATGAGCTGATTCGGGTGTTGCACAGCTTCCAGGTGCGTCGTGATGACGAACTGGAACGCATGGAACAACAGCGCCAGGAAGAAGCCCGCCGTCAGGCTGAAAAAATGAAGATGCAGGCAGCGGCAGAGCCCGGCACCGAGTCCGCGGCAGGCGGTGGTGAGGGTGGAGCCCAACAGGCCGGCGGCACCGTGGTCCGTGAAGGTCGCAAGGTGGGCCGCAACGAGCCGTGCCCCTGTGGCTCTGGCAAGAAATACAAGCAGTGCCACGGGAAGATTGAATAA
- a CDS encoding M23 family metallopeptidase — translation MNIIVINSRRGHSRTLPVPRHWPWLLAAVLVLLPALIGVGAYQLIYHVDDRPEYTPLMTARFADQLNEQEKALSDLDQLSQEQFRALTLKLAQAQARLVRLDALGERLVEVADVGSDEFDFSTVPGLGGPESADEGASYELPSFMEAVDQMAATLERRERQLDILEDLLADKQIEDQTWLSGRPLSKGWMSSRFGRRSDPFTGRVAWHKGVDFAGKEGTPIVATGSGVVTFSGVRSGYGNLVEINHGNGITTRYGHAKQLLVEAGEIVRTGDIIAKVGNSGRSTGPHVHYEVLKNGAQVNPQPYIYRARR, via the coding sequence ATGAACATCATAGTCATTAACAGCCGGCGCGGCCATTCGCGCACTCTTCCGGTCCCAAGGCACTGGCCCTGGTTGCTGGCAGCGGTATTGGTGCTGTTGCCGGCCCTGATTGGAGTGGGTGCTTACCAACTGATCTATCACGTTGATGACCGCCCCGAATATACACCTTTAATGACGGCGCGTTTTGCTGATCAGCTCAATGAGCAGGAAAAGGCCCTGTCAGACCTGGATCAGTTGAGCCAGGAACAGTTCCGTGCCCTGACCCTGAAACTGGCCCAGGCCCAGGCCCGTCTGGTACGACTGGATGCGCTGGGCGAGCGTCTGGTGGAAGTGGCCGATGTGGGCAGCGATGAGTTTGATTTCAGCACCGTGCCTGGGCTGGGTGGCCCGGAGTCTGCGGATGAGGGTGCCAGCTACGAATTGCCTTCCTTTATGGAGGCCGTCGATCAGATGGCGGCAACCCTTGAACGCCGTGAGCGTCAGCTGGATATTCTTGAAGACCTGCTGGCGGACAAGCAGATCGAAGACCAGACCTGGCTGTCAGGTCGTCCATTGTCCAAGGGCTGGATGTCCAGCCGTTTTGGCCGCCGTTCTGATCCCTTTACCGGTCGTGTTGCCTGGCATAAAGGGGTGGATTTTGCCGGCAAGGAAGGTACCCCCATCGTGGCTACCGGTTCCGGTGTCGTGACCTTCTCCGGGGTGAGATCCGGCTACGGCAATCTGGTGGAAATCAACCACGGTAACGGTATCACCACCCGCTACGGGCACGCCAAGCAGCTGCTGGTAGAGGCGGGCGAGATTGTTCGCACCGGCGATATCATCGCCAAGGTGGGCAACTCTGGCCGTTCCACGGGCCCTCACGTGCACTACGAAGTGCTGAAAAATGGCGCCCAGGTGAATCCGCAGCCCTACATTTACCGTGCAAGACGCTGA
- the lpxC gene encoding UDP-3-O-acyl-N-acetylglucosamine deacetylase produces the protein MIRQRTLKNVIRATGVGLHTGEKVYMTVRPAPVNTGIVFRRVDLDPVVEIKAAADAVGETTLSSTLVQDGVKVGTVEHFLSAMAGLGIDNAFVELSAPEMPIMDGSAGPFVFLLQSAGIKEQEAAKKFIRIKKEVTVREGDKTATFVPFDGFKVTFSIEFDHPVFEDRNQVSSIDFSTTSFVKEVARARTFGFMRDIEFLRSQNLALGGSVDNAIVVDEYRILNEDGLRYEDEFVKHKMLDAIGDLYLLGHSLIGEFIGHKSGHALNNALLREILRQEDSYEVVTFEDATDAPVSYMRPVLAAAE, from the coding sequence ATGATCAGACAACGAACACTGAAAAACGTGATCCGCGCCACCGGCGTGGGCCTGCACACCGGCGAAAAGGTCTACATGACCGTTCGCCCGGCACCGGTGAATACCGGTATCGTATTCCGGCGTGTGGACCTGGACCCGGTCGTCGAGATCAAGGCGGCGGCAGATGCCGTGGGTGAAACCACGCTGTCGTCAACGCTGGTTCAGGATGGTGTCAAAGTCGGTACCGTGGAGCATTTCCTGTCCGCCATGGCGGGCCTGGGCATTGATAATGCCTTTGTGGAACTGTCTGCGCCGGAAATGCCGATCATGGACGGCAGTGCCGGTCCGTTCGTCTTCCTGTTGCAATCTGCCGGTATCAAGGAGCAGGAAGCAGCCAAGAAGTTCATTCGCATCAAGAAGGAAGTCACGGTGCGAGAGGGCGACAAAACGGCGACCTTTGTTCCTTTTGATGGCTTCAAGGTGACGTTCTCCATCGAGTTCGATCACCCGGTGTTTGAAGACCGTAACCAGGTGTCCAGCATCGACTTCTCCACGACCTCATTCGTGAAGGAAGTGGCGCGGGCGCGGACGTTCGGCTTCATGCGCGACATCGAGTTTCTGCGCAGCCAGAACCTGGCGCTGGGCGGCAGCGTAGATAACGCCATCGTGGTGGATGAGTACCGTATCCTCAATGAAGACGGCTTGCGTTATGAGGATGAGTTCGTCAAGCACAAGATGCTGGACGCCATTGGCGACCTGTATCTGCTCGGGCACAGCCTGATCGGCGAGTTCATTGGCCACAAATCCGGCCATGCCCTGAATAACGCGTTGTTGCGGGAAATTCTTCGTCAGGAGGATTCCTATGAAGTGGTGACCTTTGAGGATGCCACTGACGCGCCGGTGTCCTATATGCGCCCGGTGCTGGCTGCCGCGGAATAA
- the ftsZ gene encoding cell division protein FtsZ: MQFKLEDSVPHGAVIKVVGVGGGGGNAVDHMVRSGVEGVDFICANTDAQALRNAQAKTVIQLGSQVTKGLGAGANPEIGRQSALEDRDRIAELLDGADMVFVTAGMGGGTGTGAAPVVAEIAKELGILTVAVVTKPFPFEGKKRMRSAQEGIEELKEHVHSLITIPNEKLQSVLGGSTSLLDAFKAANDVLQGAVKGIADLIVRPGMINVDFADVRTVMSELGTAMMGSGTASGEERAAEAARAAISSPLLEDVDLRGARGILVNITANESIALDEFSEVGEIVSELAGEDANVIIGTAIDPDMGDNISVTVVATGLGAAAQELKVVRGRQTPVAADGRVDYSDLDRPAVERKRAAQQAASGRGQQAVNTAEDLDFIDIPTFLRRQAD; this comes from the coding sequence ATGCAATTCAAATTGGAAGACAGCGTCCCTCATGGCGCAGTAATCAAGGTAGTAGGTGTCGGTGGCGGCGGTGGTAACGCCGTGGATCACATGGTGCGTTCCGGTGTGGAAGGGGTGGATTTCATCTGCGCCAACACCGATGCCCAGGCACTGCGTAATGCCCAGGCCAAGACCGTTATCCAGCTGGGTAGCCAGGTCACCAAGGGGTTGGGTGCCGGTGCCAACCCGGAAATTGGTCGCCAGTCTGCGCTGGAAGACCGCGATCGCATCGCCGAGCTGCTGGACGGTGCCGACATGGTATTCGTCACCGCCGGCATGGGTGGTGGTACCGGAACCGGTGCGGCCCCGGTGGTGGCTGAAATCGCCAAGGAGCTGGGTATCCTGACCGTGGCGGTGGTCACCAAGCCGTTCCCGTTCGAAGGCAAGAAGCGTATGCGCTCTGCCCAGGAAGGCATCGAGGAGCTGAAAGAACACGTTCACTCCCTGATCACCATTCCCAACGAGAAGCTGCAGTCCGTACTGGGTGGTTCCACCAGCCTGCTGGATGCCTTCAAAGCCGCCAACGACGTACTGCAGGGGGCTGTTAAGGGCATTGCTGACCTGATTGTTCGTCCCGGCATGATCAACGTGGATTTCGCTGACGTGCGTACCGTGATGAGCGAGCTGGGTACCGCCATGATGGGGTCTGGCACCGCCAGCGGCGAAGAGCGTGCTGCCGAAGCGGCCCGTGCTGCCATCTCCAGCCCGTTGCTGGAAGATGTGGACCTGCGAGGTGCCCGCGGCATCCTGGTGAACATCACCGCCAACGAATCCATCGCCCTGGACGAGTTCTCTGAAGTGGGCGAAATTGTCAGCGAACTGGCCGGCGAAGACGCGAATGTGATCATTGGCACCGCCATCGACCCGGATATGGGCGACAATATCAGTGTAACCGTGGTGGCTACCGGCCTGGGTGCGGCTGCTCAGGAACTAAAAGTGGTTCGTGGGCGTCAGACCCCTGTCGCGGCAGACGGTCGGGTGGACTACAGCGACCTGGATCGCCCGGCGGTAGAGCGCAAGCGCGCGGCCCAGCAGGCGGCCAGCGGACGTGGCCAGCAGGCGGTAAACACCGCGGAAGATCTGGATTTCATTGATATTCCGACCTTCCTGCGTCGCCAGGCCGACTAA
- the ftsA gene encoding cell division protein FtsA, with protein sequence MATATENMIVGLDIGTSKVVAIVGQTSADGTMEIVGIGSQPSRGMKKGVVVDIEATVRSIQRAVEEAELMAGCHIHTVYAGIAGSHVRSLNSHGIVAIRDREVAQADIDRVIDAAQAVAIPADQKTLHVLPQEYVVDNQEGVREPIGMSGVRLEAKVHLVTCAVNAAQNIEKCVRRCNLEVDDIILEQLASAHSVLTEDERELGVCIVDIGGGTTDIAIFTEGAIRHTANIPIAGDQVTNDIAMALRTPKQHADEIKIKYACALTQLAGADETIKVPSVGDRPPRTLSRQNLAEVVEPRYDELFTLVQAEIRRSGYEDLIPGGIVLTGGSSKIEGAVDLAEEIFHMPVRLGSPQGISGLTDVVKNPIYSTAVGLLLYGQRMEKEGGSPRAQAGGGQVDWLERFKSWFKGNF encoded by the coding sequence ATGGCAACTGCAACTGAAAACATGATTGTCGGACTCGACATTGGCACCTCCAAGGTGGTGGCCATCGTCGGTCAGACATCTGCCGATGGCACCATGGAGATTGTGGGGATCGGTTCTCAGCCCTCACGGGGCATGAAAAAGGGTGTGGTCGTGGATATCGAAGCCACTGTGCGCTCCATTCAGCGTGCCGTGGAAGAAGCCGAGCTGATGGCGGGCTGTCACATTCATACCGTCTACGCCGGTATTGCCGGTTCTCATGTGCGCAGCCTGAATTCCCACGGCATTGTGGCCATCCGCGATCGCGAAGTGGCCCAGGCGGATATCGACCGGGTGATCGACGCAGCCCAGGCGGTGGCCATTCCTGCGGATCAGAAGACCCTGCATGTGTTGCCCCAGGAATACGTGGTGGACAACCAGGAAGGGGTGCGCGAGCCCATCGGCATGAGCGGTGTGCGTCTGGAAGCCAAGGTGCACCTGGTGACCTGTGCGGTGAATGCCGCCCAGAACATCGAGAAATGTGTGCGGCGCTGCAATCTGGAAGTGGATGACATCATCCTTGAACAGCTGGCCAGTGCGCATTCCGTGCTCACCGAGGATGAACGAGAGCTGGGCGTGTGCATTGTGGATATCGGTGGCGGCACCACGGATATCGCCATCTTCACCGAAGGGGCGATTCGTCATACCGCCAATATTCCGATTGCCGGTGACCAAGTGACCAACGACATCGCCATGGCCCTGCGCACCCCCAAGCAGCATGCCGACGAGATCAAGATCAAGTACGCCTGCGCCCTGACCCAGCTGGCCGGGGCGGATGAAACCATCAAGGTACCCAGCGTGGGTGATCGTCCGCCGCGCACTCTCAGTCGCCAGAATCTGGCGGAAGTGGTGGAGCCCCGTTACGACGAGCTGTTCACCCTGGTGCAGGCGGAGATCCGCCGTTCCGGTTACGAGGACCTGATTCCCGGGGGCATCGTGCTCACCGGGGGCTCCTCCAAGATCGAAGGGGCGGTGGATCTGGCCGAAGAAATTTTCCACATGCCGGTTCGGCTGGGCAGCCCGCAGGGCATTTCCGGCCTTACCGACGTGGTGAAGAACCCGATCTATTCCACCGCGGTGGGCCTGCTGCTGTACGGCCAGCGGATGGAAAAGGAAGGAGGCAGCCCCCGCGCACAAGCCGGAGGCGGCCAGGTGGACTGGCTGGAGCGCTTCAAGAGCTGGTTCAAGGGCAATTTTTAA